The genomic interval ACACCCACGTTTTCTCCGACGATAAACTGGTAGCGCACAAAGTTCTGAAAGATGACGCCAATCCGGCGTTGCAGCACCGCCACATCCCAGGTTTGCAGATCCAACCCATCCAGCAAAATGCGCCCAGAATCAGGCGTATAGAGGCGCGTCAGAAGTTTGATCAGCGTTGTTTTGCCTGAACCATTCTCCCCCACGATCGCCATTTTTTCTCCCGGTTTGAGGTGAAACGTTACCCCCTGAAGCGCCGGTTTGGGATTGCCCGCATAGGTAAATGAGACATTCTCGAACCGCAGCCCGTCACCGGGCAAGGAACCACTGGTCGCAGTTCCCATTGGCTCAGGGATGTCCTCCTCCAGGAACTCGTACAGGTTCGATAGATACAGGCTGTCCTCATACATGCCGCTAATTCTGGTTAAAGCGGAGGAAAAGGCCGCCTGTCCTTGCCGGAACACCACCAGGTACATGGTTAGATCACCCAGGGAAATGCGTCCTGCGATCGCCTCCAACACAATCCAGACATACGCTCCATAAAAAGCGGCGGTACTCAGTAATCCCAGCAGGTAGCTCCATATTGCCCGTCGAATGCTGAGATCCCGATCCTCAGCATAGAGTTGGCGAAAGATATTCCGATAGCGATCAAGCAGCATTGGGCCAAGCTGGTAAAGCTTAACCTCTGTTGCCGAATCTTCGCGGGCAAGCAGCGTTTCCAGATAGGTTTGTTGCCTCGCTTCAGGAGCGCGCCAGCGAAACAAGCGAAAGGCTTCCCCGGCAAAGCGGGTCTCCGCGATGAAAGCAGGAATAGCCGCCAGCATCAGAATGAGCACCGCCCAAAGCGAAAATCGCAGCAACAGGGCACCGTAGGTTACAAGCGAGAGGGCATCCTGTACCAGCCCAAAAGTACGACCAACCAGGCTAAGGGGACGACTGGACGCCTCTCGACGGGCACGGGTCATCTTGTCGTAGAACTCCGAATCCTCAAAGTGCGCCATATCCAGAGTCAGCGCCTTCTCCAGAATCAGCACATTCACTTTTTGCCCCATCAGTGCCCGCAGCAAGGACTGGCAGAGGGCTAACCCCTGCTTACTGCCTGCTAAAAGAACGACTGCGATCGCCTCCAAACCCAGATAACCCAACGCAACCCACTGATCTGCCGATGTCCCTGAACCAGCTGCCAGGACGACACCATCCACAATCAGCTTGCCCAAATAAGCCACAACAGCAGGTAAAAGCCCACCCACGAGCGTTAACGCTGCCAGTAAAACTGTGAGGGAGCGATCGGTCGTCCAGACCAATTCAACTGCCCGCCAACAGTATTGATAAAGCGACAACGATTGGCGCAAACTTCGTAATCGCTGTCGCAAGGTGTTCCATTTCCGATTTCTCATATTCCCACGATAAAACAGGGAACAGGTAGGTAGGTATAGCGATCCCATTTGGATGGTGAAAAAGGTTTTCGGTAAAAACCTTTTTCACCAAGCCCCTCCATTTCACAAATGAATTCGGACTGCGATAGTAAGGATTAAAGCAATCTGATGGGCTGAATTTGCTTTGCCACCCTGGGTTTGTCTGCCAAAAGGGGGGGGCAAAGGACACCCTCCTGTAGTGAGTACGCGAACCCCAGGGACTTTTCTAACCCTGAAGAACCGTTGCTTCAACTCTCTCAATATGCCGACTTCACAAAAAATAATACCCGTGAAACTACAGGGCAAATAGAGATTTATACTTACCGATCACCCAATTCATTTCAGGGGACTTCGGTGATTTAACGCTGGTCGGTTCTGGTTTGATTTGAGATTCTATATGTGACAGGCATCTATCTAAAGCTATGCGACAAATCACAATTTTTGCATCTCTCATCGCCTTATTTTTTACGTCGGTCGAACCTGCCCTTGCAAGACAAGGAGTACCTGGACGACGTGTAGGAGGCGGTACCCGTTGGGCAACGCCGCCACTGAAGCAAGCTGCCTCTCCCCAGAAAAGGTTGAGCGCAATGGCATTCGCCTCCAGAAACAATCTCCCCATCAGTTTAAGATTCAAAGCTTTATACAGCTAAGCGGTACTGCGGCTAAATTCTCTGATCTCTTGTGACTAAGAATAAACGACTGAACCATTTCAAAACGAAAGCTTGATAGCGAAAGAATAGGTACGTCATAACCGGTGTGAAGAAGCAACAAAGTAGAAAAAAAGCGACGACAATTGACAAATCGACGTTGAAACAATCTCTCGCCAGTAATACAAAGTCGTTGTCCAGTAAGCCCCCCTTCCCAGCTTCATAGGTTGCCCGCACATCAGGGTCAGTGATTAGTCCGAAGGCAAAGCGAAGGTCGCTAAATAGAATAAAAAAAGCCAGCATGCCGTATAGGGGACGTTCGATCGGGGAGCGGCAGCCAAACCCGCTCAGCGCTTGATAAAGAAAAATCCCCGCAAAGAGTAATTCAAAACCATGCCCCATGAACTTAATCAGCATTTCATGGATGGGTGTGAAGGCACAAATGCTGTAGATAACTGTGAAGCCCAGCAAAATACGGGAAGTTAGATAATTGTTGCGGTAGCGGTAGAAGAGATAGATGAATCCTGCGGCAATTGCCCCCATGATCACCATTGACCGCTCACTACTCTGAAAGGTAATTCCCCCTCCAAAGATAAAATCAAACGCTGGGATGGCGAAATACCCAAAGATCCAGGCAAAAAAGGCATGGCCCAACTCATGCACCAGGGTAATCAGGGGATGCAGCAAAAATCTAACCTGATCCGACGATGACAATAGAATCGCCAGCAGCAAACTGGCAACGATCGCATTCACTGCTGACTGATCGAGCTTTTGCACAGGAATTTGGGGCTTGCTCAGTCGAGCTGGGGTTGCGGCTCTAAATACAGGAGCAACCGAGCGGGTGAGCGTTCCAGAAGCCAGTTGAGACAGAGAATTTTCGATATCGGCAGCAGCATTTAAATCGATATCGTAGATCCAGGCAGGATTCTGAGTATTAATTGCCTTACCACGAATGGTGATGGTGTCAAAGCAGGGATGATTCCAGGTGGTTAATTCCCGACAAAGGAGGGTAACGGAAACCTTTTGGTCAGGCACCTGGGGAGACCAGAGCAACACCTCCAGATGGCGATCGGCCAGCGTCACGCTAGCCGTGATGTGTTTGTGTGCAACTGCCCGATGAATCAGCATTTGTATCGCATCCAGGCTTCCTTTGGCTGCCCATTCTCTCAGTTCTGGCAGTTTTGCCATCGGTCTTGCCCCTTTACTGATAGCGCCCTCGCTACAACGATCAAGTCAGTGGATAGTCAACGGTAAGCAGGGGTCACTGAAAACTGGTAGCTGCTGATTGCCCCTAACCCCTTTCCAAGCAGTATGCCCTGATAGCTGAGTCATCACGACAGGGGCGATCGCTCACACTGACTCCATATTCAATTTCTAGCTGGAATGATCAGGAACTTCCGTAGCCGTTCCAATTAGTTGTGAGCGGGGCGTCATCATGAAGCAAAGCGATCAACGGTCAGCAAAAGGCTGATATAACTAAGAACTAAGTATTGCAGCCGACGCAGCGGCTTAAAACTGCGAGGTTTGGGAAGCCCTGGTTAGATTCGTGAAAGACGGAAACAGGAGCCGGATTGCTCCGGTGATGTTCTAGATATGTTGTTCGGATGCTGTAGAGACGTTCCGGCGGAACGTCTCTACGGATATCACCCACAGATCTGAAACACGACCATTGCTCCGATGTGACTCCAACTTTTATTTCTGAGTAGAAGATTTGCAATGAATGCAACTGCAATTGATTCAACCGTAATGGATACAGACTGCTGCATCGTTGGGGGTGGTCCGGCGGGCGTCGTCCTGTCGTTTTTGCTGGCACGGCAGGGAGTATCGGTTGTTTTACTGGAAGCGCATAAGAACTTCGATCGCGACTGGCGGGGGGACACGATTCATCCCCTGACGCTGGAGTTGATGGAAGCATTGGGGCTGGTCGATCGCTTGCTGGAAATTCCTCACCCAAAAATTGAGAAGCTGACCATCGGCCCAGTAGTTTACGCAGACTTCAGCCGTCTGCCAACCCGCTATCCCTACCTCACAAACATTCCCCAGGTAAGCTTTCTAGAGCTGATTGTTTCCGAAGCAAAACAGTACCCCAATTTTCAGGTGCTGATGGGCACGAATGCCCAGGAACTTATTCGCGAAGGGGAGACAATTGGTGGCGTGCGTTATCGCAAAGATGAGGTCTGGTATGAGGTGCGGGCACCTTTGACCGTAGGCGCTGATGGACGTGCTTCCCATCTGCGCGAGTTGACGGGCTTAAATGTTAACGTTCTCACCGCTTCCCCACCGATGGATGTGGTCTCGTTTCGACTTCCTAAACGAGCGGGTGATCCGGCACCCAATGTAAGGTTTGGTAAGGGTTACATGCTGGTTTGGTTTGAAGGCACAAACCACTGGTTGTTTCGTTATCTATTTCCCAAAGGAGGATATCAGAAAATTCGGCAGGCGGGGTTAGACACAATGAAACAGTCGATCGCAGACCTGATTCCAGAACTCGCCGATCGCCTCGATTGCCTGTCTGATTGGACTGATTTATCTTTCCTGTCTGTACAGTCGAGTCGCCTACCCCGGTGGTATCGATCGGGTCTGTTATTGATTGGCGATGCTGCCCATACCATGTCTCCTGTGGGAGGCGTTGGCATCAACTATGCCATCCAGGATGCGGTTGTAGCCGCAAATATCCTGACCGAACCCCTGAAAGCGAAACAACTTCAAATTGACCACTTGCATCAGGTGCAACAACAGCGAGAATTGCCCACTCGCGCGATTCAGCTCTATCAATCAATCTTTCAGGAAGGAATTAGCAGCAAACTCGATCCCAACCCCAAAATTCCGTTCCGGTTTCTGCTCCTCTTTTTTCTACCGCTCGCTTTGCCGTTATTGGGGGGGCAGTATGCTAAATTCATTGCTTACCTGACTGGGTTTGGCATCCGTCCTGCCCGTCTGAAGTGCCCTTCACCGGAACCGATTATCAATGACCAGGCTACAGCCCAATCCATTTGAGGAGCCACCCAGTAACGGAAAACGCCTGATCCCCTTCAACCGTCTGATTGTATATGCAGCTTGCCTGGGAATTGGGGTAGGGTTTCTGTCGATCGCCTACTACTTTGCCTTGCGGTTGGGGCTAAAAGCAATCTGGGATGTGTTACCAACCATTCGCTATCCCGGTGCTGCCGATGATTTCCGTCCCTATGCCTGGATTTTGACGGGTATCGGGGGGTTATTGGTTGGTTTATCCGTCCATTACCTGGGTGCCCCCACTGGGTTGAATGAGGCAGTGGATGAAATTCATCAGGAGGGTAGTTTGGACTACCAGCAGACGCCAGGGATGATTGTGGCATCCTTGCTGTCGCTGATTTTTGGCAGTAGTGCGGGACCCGAAACACCGCTGGTAGATATCAACGGCAGTGTGGGAAGTTGGGTCAGTCATAAACTCAAGCTTTCCGTAGCAGATACTCGCATTTTGACCTTCTGCGGTATGGGAGCAGCGTTAGGTGCTTTTTTTGGTTCTCCGATGGGAAGTGCGCTGTTAGCACTGGAGTTACCCCACCGAATGGGTATGGAGTATTATGAGGCGCTGATTCCGGTGATCGTTTCAGCGGTCATGGGTTTTGCCGTTTTCCGCCTTGGCACCGGGCAAACGATCGGGGGGTTATATGAATTTCCCGCCTACGATCGACTGCAACCCAACCATTTAGTTTGGGCGGTTTTGCTGGGCGGAATCGGAGCCGCGATCGCCCTTCTATTCATGTTGGTTTTTCGGGCTACTCATCGTCTCATTCAACCCCTTCCCCTCCATCCTGTCCTACTGACCACCCTGGGAGGAGTCGCGATCGGGTTACTGGCTGCGGGTTTGCCCCTTACCCTGTTTTATGGAGAAGAACAAATTCAAACCATCATCGACACGGGGAGGACCCTTGGTGCGAGTCTTCTTCTGTTTACTGCCTTCGGCAAAATGGTGGCTACAAGCGTGTGCTTAAACACGGGATTTCGGGGTGGATTTTTGTTTCCCCTATTTTTTATTGGTGCCAGCATCGGCATGGCAACCTCCTTACTGATTCCCACCATTCCACCGACAGTCGGAATGATCTGCGTCATGGCTGCCGTGTCAGTTGCAATTATGAAAACCCCCGTCAGCATCGTGCTGATTCTGGCGGTCATTTCCGATACTGACCTGCTCCCTGTGACCACCGTCGCCGCGATCGTCAGTTTTCTGCTGACAACCCGAATCTCCTTTTTCCCCGCTCAGCGATCGCGCATCCAGGGTTAAAGGTTAGGGACCAGGACCAGGAAACGAGGAGCCAGGCTTAACTAAAACCTAGAATGCTGATACAGAAACCGGGTTTCTTCTGTGAGATGCTCAAGTTTCGTTGCATATCCTCACCAGAAACCCGGTTTCTCGAAATACTGTCCCGATGCTCTAGTTCCCAGTCTTTCAGTCCTCAGTCCTTAAATCCAATTCAGCATTCATGACGCTGCGTCTCAGCCTTTCTTTTCCGGTTTATGGTACTCATGCCAGTGCTTGGCAATATCGACCCGGCGGCAGAACCAGACATGATCATGCTTTTGCACGTAGTCGAGAAATTTAACAAGCGCTGCCGCCCGTCCGGGTCTACCAACCAGTCGGCAGTGTAAGCCAATACTCATCATTTTGGGAGCAGTTTCACCCTCGGTATACAGAACATCAAAGGCGTCCCGCAAATAGGCAAAGAACTGGTCGCCAGAGTTAAAGCCCTGGCTAGTGGCGAACCGCATATCGTTATTGTCTAGCGTATAAGGAATCACCAGGTGGGGTTTGCCGCAGTCGTAGACCCAGTAGGGCAGATCATCGGCGTAGCTGTCGGAGTCGTAGAGAAACCCCCCTTCTTCTACCACCAGTTTGCGGGTATGGGGGCTGTTGCGCCCGGTATACCAACCCAGGGGACGGCTGCCTGTGACGTGGGTGTGAATGGCGATCGCCTTTTGCAAATGCTCGCGCTCCTCCTCCTCGCCAAAATATTTGTAGTCAATCCAGCGGTACCCATGACTGGCAATTTCCCAATCTGCTTCAATCATCCCGGCAACCGCCTCCGGATTGCGCTCTAACGCCATTGCCACCCCATAAACCGTCACTGGAATACCTCGTTCTGTAAACATTCGATGCAGTCGCCAAAAGCCTGCTCGACTTCCATACTCGTAACAGGACTCCATATTCATGTGCCGCAAACCGGACAAAGGCACCGCCCCTACAATTTCGGACAAAAAGGTTTCGGAAGCCTGATCGCCATGCAAAATACAGGTTTCACCCCCCTCCTCATAATTGATCACAAACTGCACAGCAACACGGGCATGGTTTTGCCACCTGGGATCGGGAGTTTTACGTCCGTAACCAATCATGTCCCGTGGGTAAGGTTGTGGCATAGGGAAAGTCTCCATGAGATGGCAGAAGGAGCGGACAGAAGGAAGGGATGAGGGAGAAATTTTGAAGAATCAAGGATGAACTGAGAGTAAGAGATGAAAAAGAATTGCCAACTTTCTAGCACAATGACCAAAGGTTAGGGATTTGCCATCAAATAATGTACCAGCTGTAGGATAGGTTACGGCTAACGCCTAACCCATCGCAGGGATTTTATTTTCGCGCCAAGCCCTTAGGACAAATTGAGCGGTAGAAATGGCTTTATATCAGTCATTCACCTTCTGCCCTCCTTTTTGTCTTGCGCTATAAATTGCTCCTTGCGGCATCCCTCATCATTCATCATTCAAAACTCATCATTCAAAACTCATCATTCAAAACTCATCATTCCGTTGTCCTCCAAATGGATGATACAGGAATCACCCTATCTGTTCGCACATAAGGGGGAAGGAGTTCAGGGGGTAAAGTCAGTATTTTGAAACTATACACATTCCTTAAGTACGAATGTTTCGACCTGGCAGGGGGCTGCCA from Kovacikia minuta CCNUW1 carries:
- a CDS encoding FAD-dependent oxidoreductase; its protein translation is MNATAIDSTVMDTDCCIVGGGPAGVVLSFLLARQGVSVVLLEAHKNFDRDWRGDTIHPLTLELMEALGLVDRLLEIPHPKIEKLTIGPVVYADFSRLPTRYPYLTNIPQVSFLELIVSEAKQYPNFQVLMGTNAQELIREGETIGGVRYRKDEVWYEVRAPLTVGADGRASHLRELTGLNVNVLTASPPMDVVSFRLPKRAGDPAPNVRFGKGYMLVWFEGTNHWLFRYLFPKGGYQKIRQAGLDTMKQSIADLIPELADRLDCLSDWTDLSFLSVQSSRLPRWYRSGLLLIGDAAHTMSPVGGVGINYAIQDAVVAANILTEPLKAKQLQIDHLHQVQQQRELPTRAIQLYQSIFQEGISSKLDPNPKIPFRFLLLFFLPLALPLLGGQYAKFIAYLTGFGIRPARLKCPSPEPIINDQATAQSI
- a CDS encoding ABC transporter ATP-binding protein, which gives rise to MRNRKWNTLRQRLRSLRQSLSLYQYCWRAVELVWTTDRSLTVLLAALTLVGGLLPAVVAYLGKLIVDGVVLAAGSGTSADQWVALGYLGLEAIAVVLLAGSKQGLALCQSLLRALMGQKVNVLILEKALTLDMAHFEDSEFYDKMTRARREASSRPLSLVGRTFGLVQDALSLVTYGALLLRFSLWAVLILMLAAIPAFIAETRFAGEAFRLFRWRAPEARQQTYLETLLAREDSATEVKLYQLGPMLLDRYRNIFRQLYAEDRDLSIRRAIWSYLLGLLSTAAFYGAYVWIVLEAIAGRISLGDLTMYLVVFRQGQAAFSSALTRISGMYEDSLYLSNLYEFLEEDIPEPMGTATSGSLPGDGLRFENVSFTYAGNPKPALQGVTFHLKPGEKMAIVGENGSGKTTLIKLLTRLYTPDSGRILLDGLDLQTWDVAVLQRRIGVIFQNFVRYQFIVGENVGVGDVEYLDDAPRWEIAAQKGTAYPFIEEMPEGFQTQLGKWFKGGRELSGGQWQKVALSRAFMRSQADILVLDEPTSAMDAEAEVQIFDRFRAMTEQQMAILISHRFSTVRMADQIIVLSNGELIEQGTHEALLAAGGRYARLFSLQAAGYR
- a CDS encoding chloride channel protein, translated to MTRLQPNPFEEPPSNGKRLIPFNRLIVYAACLGIGVGFLSIAYYFALRLGLKAIWDVLPTIRYPGAADDFRPYAWILTGIGGLLVGLSVHYLGAPTGLNEAVDEIHQEGSLDYQQTPGMIVASLLSLIFGSSAGPETPLVDINGSVGSWVSHKLKLSVADTRILTFCGMGAALGAFFGSPMGSALLALELPHRMGMEYYEALIPVIVSAVMGFAVFRLGTGQTIGGLYEFPAYDRLQPNHLVWAVLLGGIGAAIALLFMLVFRATHRLIQPLPLHPVLLTTLGGVAIGLLAAGLPLTLFYGEEQIQTIIDTGRTLGASLLLFTAFGKMVATSVCLNTGFRGGFLFPLFFIGASIGMATSLLIPTIPPTVGMICVMAAVSVAIMKTPVSIVLILAVISDTDLLPVTTVAAIVSFLLTTRISFFPAQRSRIQG
- the puuE gene encoding allantoinase PuuE translates to MPQPYPRDMIGYGRKTPDPRWQNHARVAVQFVINYEEGGETCILHGDQASETFLSEIVGAVPLSGLRHMNMESCYEYGSRAGFWRLHRMFTERGIPVTVYGVAMALERNPEAVAGMIEADWEIASHGYRWIDYKYFGEEEEREHLQKAIAIHTHVTGSRPLGWYTGRNSPHTRKLVVEEGGFLYDSDSYADDLPYWVYDCGKPHLVIPYTLDNNDMRFATSQGFNSGDQFFAYLRDAFDVLYTEGETAPKMMSIGLHCRLVGRPGRAAALVKFLDYVQKHDHVWFCRRVDIAKHWHEYHKPEKKG